The following is a genomic window from Amycolatopsis australiensis.
CAGGGTGCCGCCACCGAGGTCGAGGCAGTAGAACTGCGCCTCTTCCGGGGTGTGGGTCAGCGCCATCGACATGATCAGCGTCCGCAGCATCGTCGACTTGCCCGACTGCGGCCCGCCGACGATCACGCCGTGGCCCGCCGCGCCGGAGAAGTCGGCCCACAGCGGGTCGCGCCGCTGCTCGTACGGCCGGTCGATGATGCCCAGCGGCACCTGCAGCCGCCCGTTGCCGAAGAAGCCGACCGGGGACAGGCCGCGGTCGTCGGTCGGGTTGAGGTTCGGCAGCAGCGTGTCGAGCGAGTTCGGGTCCTTCAGCGGCGGCAGCCACACCTCGTGCGCCGGCGGGCCCTGGCCCACCAGCCGCGAGACGATGACGTCCAGCTCGCTGGGCTCGACCGCCTCCTCGGACTGCGGCTGCTGGGCCACCGGCGCCTCGATCTGCTGCGGCTCCGGCTCCTTCGGCAGCTCGACGAAGTCCGGAACGAACAGCTGCGGCCGCTTGTCCGCGCGCACCACGGTCGCCGCCGGGCCCGCCGCCTTGATGCCGGCCGGCCGGTACGGGCCCGAGACGTAGGCCGCCTTGAACCGCACCAGCGTCGAGGTGTCGTACTTGAGGTAGCCACCACCGGGCACCGACGGCAGCTCGAACGCGTCCGGCACGCCGATCGCCGCACGGGACTCCGCCGCCGAGAACGTCTTGAGGCCGATCCGGTACGACAGGTGCGAGTCCAGCCCGCGCAGCTTGCCTTCCTCCAGGCGCTGGGACGCGAGCAGCATGTGCATCTGCAGCGACCGGCCCAGCCGGCCGATCGCGACGAACAGGTCGATGAAGTCCGGCTTCGCGCTCAGCAGCTCGGAAAACTCGTCACAGACGATGAACAACGCGGGCAGCGGGTCGAGGTCGGCGCCGTTCTCGCGGGCCTTCTCGTACTCCCAGACGTTCTTGAAGTTGCCGCCGTTCTTCAGCGCCTCCTGGCGCCGGTTCATCTCGCCGGCCAGCGCGTCCTTCATGCGGTCGACCAGCGTGACCTCGTCCGCGAGGTTCGTGATGACCGCCGAGACGTGCGGGGCCTTGTCCAGGCCAAGGAACGTCGCGCCACCCTTGAAGTCGACGAGGACGAAGTTGAGCGTGCTCGACGAATGCGTCGCCAGCAGGCCCAGCACCAGGGTGCGCAGGAACTCCGACTTGCCGGAACCGGTCGCGCCGATGCAGAGGCCGTGCGGGCCCATGCCTTCGGCAGCCGCTTCCTTGATGTCCAGCTCGACCGGCTGGCCGTACTCGCCGACGCCGAACGGCACGCGGTAGCGGTCGCGGATCGGGCGGGGCCGCCACGCCTGCTGGACGTCGAAGGTCATCGGGTCGCCCGGGATGCCGAGCAGCTCCAGCAGTGACGGGTTGGACAGCAGCGGCTCCTCGTCGCCGACGTCCTGCCCGCCCGCGCCACCGACGCGGTACGGCGAGATCAGCCGGGCCAGCGACTCCGTCTCGACCACGCTCAGCGTGTCCGGCCTGCCGAACCACTCGACACCGCCGGCGCTGCGCGCGCCCAGCCGCTCGGCCTCCACGACCAGCCGCAGGCCGCGGCGGGCGGCGAGGTTGCCGATGGAGTCGGACAGGTCGATCAGCGTGACGCCGACGAGCCCCTCTTCGAGGATGATCTGCTCTTCGCGGGTGACCTCGGCGTCGTCGATCACGATCACGACGTGCGGCTGGTCCGGCGCCGGCGTGGCGTTGCGGGAGAACCGCTGGCGGTCACGCAGCTCCTCGTCGAGCCAGTTCTCGATCTGGGCCAGCGAACCGGCCATCATCCGCATCTGGCCGATGCCGTCCGACAACGTCGGGTGCTGGACGTGCGGCAGCCACTTCGCCCACTCCCACTCCTCCTTCGCCCGGCCCGCCGTGGCGACCGCGATCAGCACGTCGTCGGGGCTGTGGAAGGTGACCAGCTGGGCCAGCATCGCGCGGGTGAGGCCGCGGGTGAGCGCGCGGTCGCCCTGCATGCTCACCGCGGCGAACCCGCGCAGGGTGATCTGGGTCGGCAGGTCCGGCACGATCGAGTGCGCGCGCACGAACCGGCGCAGCGCGAGGGTGGCGATCGGCTCCAGCTCGTCGACGGGCCCGGTCTGCGGCGGGACCAGCCGCGTGGCGAGGCGGTGCGAGCTGCGCCCGACGCGCAGGTGCAGGAAGTCCTGGTCGTTCTGGCGGCGTTCCCACATCCGGCGGCTGGCGGCCAGCGACCAGAGGGACTGGGGGTCGGGGTGGACCCATTCCAGGGCGGCTCGCTGGTCGACCATGGCTTCGCGGGCGCGGTCGCGCATCTGGCCCAGGTAACGCAGGTAGTCCTTGCGGTCCTCGTCCATCTCGGCGCGCTTGGCACCGCCGCCCTTGCCGCCGCCACCGGCCATCATCCCGAGCGTCCCGACGACCATCATGCCGCCCATGGCCATCATCATCGGGTTCCGGTTGCTGGCCTGGAACATGAAGACCATCATCCCGAGCGACGCGACGATCATGACGACCGGAAGCGCCTTCATGACGATGTTGCCGGGGATGACGCGGGGCACCTCGGGCGGCGGCTCGAGGTGCACCTCACCACCCGGCGGGCGCGGTGCCGCCAGCCGCGGCGACTTCTTGAACTGCAGCGTGCTCATCGAAGGACCCCTCATTCAAACTCGACGATGGCGGCCACCGCGTGGTGCGCAAGGTGCGCGCAACAACCTATCGAACGCCGCGGGCGAATTCCGGCGGATGCCGGAACCCCTCGCTGGCGATGCCCCGCCCTCGTCCGGCGAGTGTACGGCCCGGCACCGACAGTAATCCGCGTTTCCGGGCGCCGACCTGCGGATGACGGTGAATTTCGGACGTTCCCTGATGACGGCGCCGTGGTTCGGTATAAGTTCCCCCGGGAGCAGTATCGACCGAGCGGGGGCAGTTGGAGTGGCTACGGGCACGACAGTTTTCAGCAGGGTGACGGTCGTCGCGCCCTCGACGCGCATCGACGTGGCCCTGCCCGCCGACGTCGCGGTGGCCGACCTCCTGCCGATGCTGCTGGACATGGCCAAGGAGACCTCGCCCGACGGCGGCGCCCGCCACGGCGGCTGGGCGCTGGCCAAGCTCGGCGACGCCCCGCTCGACCCGAGCCGCACGCTCGCCTCGCTCGGCGTCGTCGACGGTGAGCTGCTGCAGCTGCGCAAGCGCAACGAGAACCCGCCGCCGCCGCTGTACGACGACGTCGTCGACGCGATCGCCGAATCGACCCCGGACAGCTTCCGCCCCTGGACCAAGGAAACCGCGAACCGCTTCGGGCACATCGCGGGCGGACTGGCGCTCGTCGCCGCCGCGATCGCGTTGTTCATGAGCGGCTCGCTCTACGGCGGCAGCGCGCTCGGCGCGGCCATCGCCGGGGGCATCGGCGCGATCGCCTGCGTCGCGGTCGGCGCGACGCTCGCCAAGGCCTACCAAGCGGAAGCGACCGGGGTGCTGATCGCCGCGGCGGGTGGCCTGCCACTCGCCTTCGTGAGCGGGTTCTACATCGTCCCCGGCCTGTCCATGCGGGCGAACCTGCTGCTCGGCGCGGTCCTCGTGATCATCGTCGCCTCGGTCTGCATCATGGTGATCGGCGCCGGCATCACGACGTTCATCGCGGCCGCGACCGCGGGCACCTTCGGCGCGCTGGCCTTCCTGTTCGGCACGCTCGTCGCGCACCCGGCGGCCGGCATCGCGGCCGGCACGGTCGCGGTCGCCCTCGCCTGCATCTCGATCCTGCCGCGCGCCACCATCTGGCTCGCGAAGCTCCCGCTGCCGCACGTGCCCAGCAACGCCGAGGAGCTGAAGGAAGACTCCGGTTTCCCGGACTACCGGGCGATCGAGCGCCGCACGGCGGTGGCGCACAACTACATGACCGGCCTGATGGTCGGCTGCGGCGCCACGGTCGCGCTGTCCGCGATCATCGCCGCCACCGCGCCCGGCGCGTTCGGGATCATCCTCGGCGTCGTCGCGACGCTCGTGCTGCTGCTTCGCGCCCGCGCGTACGCGAACGGCGCCCAGGCGATCGCCCTGCTCACCACGGGCCTGGTCGCGGCGACCGGGATCGCGGTCGGCTGGCTGGTCTCGGCGAACGCGCAGAACCGCCTGCTCTACGTCTTCGGCGTGCTGATCCTGCTGGCGGCGGGCGCGCTCGTGGTCGGCGTGATCTTCCCGAACCAGCGGTTCTCGCCGCCGCTGCGGCGGACCGTGGAGATCATCGAGGCGATCTGCATCGCCGCCGTGCTGCCGCTCGCCCTGGGTGTGATGGACCTGTACACCACCCTGCGGCACCTGAACTTCAAGTGAACCGGATCGGGTGAATCTCGGATGGCAGCGACCCGGCGTTTCGGCGCCACCCGGCGAACCACGACCGCTCTGCTGGCCGGCACGGTCGGCCTGTTGACGCCGTTGGCGATGACCCTGCCGGGCTGGGCCCAGGGGGCGCCGTCCGACGGTTACTTCGCCACCCCGCCCCCGGTCGACATGAGCAAGCTGATCCCGGACTCCCGGCAGCCGGACAAGAAGTACAAGCAGCAGAAGGGCTGCGTCCAGCGCAGCACGCTCGGCCAGAACATCGTGCTGAAGAACCGGCCGTGGGGCCAGGACTACCTGCAGATCTCGAAGGCACAGGAGATCGTCAAGGCGGCCACGGGCAGCGCCGGGGCCAACGTCCGGGTGGCGGTCGTCGACACCGGCGTCACGCAGCACCCGTGGTTCCAGAACCGCGTCAAGTCCGGCGGCGAGTACGTCGCGAAGCCGAACGGGAAACCCGACGGCCTGGAGGACTGCGACGGCCACGGCACCGAGGTCGCCGGCATCATCGCGGCCAAGCCGGACAACGCGGAGGTCGGGTTCGTCGGCGTCGCCCCGGACGCCACGATCTTGTCCTACCGGCAGCTGAGCGAGAACTACGAACCGGACAACACGCCTTCGTCGCCGCCGCCCTCGAGCAGCGGGACGCCGTCGTCGGGCACCAACCCGCCGTCCGGGTCGGAGTCCGCCCTGCCGCCGAGCACGCAGGGCGGTGGCGGCGGTTCCGGCGAGAGCGACGGGACGTCCCCCGGGCAGTCGAACGGCGGGCGCCAGCTGGAAAAGGCCGGCACGGCGGGCACGCTGAAGACGCTGGCCGAGATCATCCACGGCATCGCCGAGCGGCACGAGGCCGACATCATCAACATGTCGGTCGACAACTGCCGCCCCGCCGACGGACGCATCACCGAAGGCGAGCAGCAGGTCCAGGCCGCCGTCCATTTCGCCGCGTCGCAGGGCATCGTGATCATCGCGGCCGCGGGCAACGCGACGGACACGTGCCCGCAGAACGACCAGCCGGACGCGCGGAAGCCGAAGACGATCGTGACTCCGCCGTGGTTCGCCGACGACGTCCTGTCGGTGGGCGCGATCGACGAAACCGGCAGTGTGGCCCCGTTCAGCGTGCACGGGCCCTGGGTCGGCGTCGCGGCGCCCGGAACGAAGATCATCTCGCTCGACCCGGCCGAAGGCTCGGACGGACTGGCGAACCTGACGTTCGAAAACGGCGACAAGGCCAGCGAAATCCAGGGCACGAGCTTCGCGGCGCCGTACGTTTCGGGCCTCGCGGCGTTGGTCAAGGCCAAGTACTCGAAGCTGGACGCGAAGGGCATCATCAACCGCATCAAGGAGACGGCTCAGCACCCAGCGGCACCGGGCGGCCGTGACAACTACGTCGGTTACGGCGTCATCGACCCGGTCGCCGCGCTGACCCAGAGCCTGCCGTCCGAGGTGGGGAACCAGGCGCCGATCCCGGCCCCGCAACAGGCCCAGCTCCCGCCCGCGAACCCGAACGACTCCACACCGATGATCGTGGCGCTGGCCGGCACCGGCGGTGGCCTGGTGGCGTTGCTGATCACCCTGTTCGTGATGCGCACCATCCGGCGCAACCGCCCGGCCGAAACCGGGCCCACCCGCCGCTGACCGCCTCCGGCGTCACCGCGCGGGCGGCGCCGGAGGTTGTTTCTGCGGGTTTTCTTCCTCGCCGATCACCGGCGGCGCCACCATTCCCGGCTCCCCCAGCAACTCCGACGGCTTCGTCACCGGACGCGTCTTCGCGGGACGCCGTCCCTGACCGCCGCCCATGCCGAACGCCCCGAAGCCCATCATCGGCATCATCGGGACGCCCGACGCGCCGTGATTCGCCGAGCCGTCCGGCGCGGGCGGCTGGGCCGTGGTGTCCGCGGGTTGCCCGTCCGCCGGCGTGCCCGACCCGGTGTGCCGTCCCTCCGCGGGATCCGCTGCCGAGGACGGCGTCATCACTTCGTCGGCCGCGCCCGCTTCGTTCAGTGCCGTGTCGTGGAGCTTGAACCGCTCCTGCGGGTAGCGGTGGCGGATCTCGATGCTCCGCGAAGCCGCGTCCGGGTCGTCGACGCCGTCACACAGCCGGTCGAACGCCTCCATGACGTCGCGCGCGGTCTCGTACAACGCCTTCGCCGCGTCCTGCGTCTCCTGCAGCTGCGCGCGGGCCCGCTTCGTGCCGCCGCTCGGCAGCAGCATCGTCTCCGAGAGCAGCTCGGCCGCGTCCACCAGGACCTCTACCAGGTCGACGACCACGTGACGCAGCGTCGTCACCAGCTCGTCGAGCGCGCCGGCGAGGGTGGTGAGCGCCTCCTGGAGGTCGCCGCCCGCGGCCCCGATTTCCCGCATGTACGCGACGAACGAGTCCGCGTCGCGGCCCTCCCAGCCCGCGTCGAGCCGGCCGAGCTGGTCCTCCAGCCGGGCCGAGACGCCGGCCGCCGCGGCGGCCGCCTGCCGGAGCCGGTCGGCCTCGGCGCCGAGGTCTGCCCAGCGGCCGATCAGCGGCCGGAAGTACGTCTCGACGGGGTCGGGCACGCCGAGCCGGCCCGCGAGCTCGGTCAGGTAACCGAGGTACGGCTCCGCCGCCGCAGTGATGTCCTCGCCCGCGGTAGTGGCCGCCGGATGCGGGATGGACTCGGTCGAGCTCTCGGCCATCATCCGTCGAGCCTCCCGGCGCGCTTGATCAGCTCCGCGGCCTCCGCGTCCTGGCCGCCGTGCCGCACCGTCACCTGCCGCAGCGCCTCCGCCGCCGAGCGCAGGGCCTCGGCGCCGTCCGTCAGCTGGCGCCGCAACGCGCCCGCGGCCCGGCCGTACGACTCACCGAGCCCGATCTGGGCCCCCAGCGCGCCGTAGGACTCCGCGGAAACCCCTTCGCCGCCTACGTCGGCCGCCGCCGCGTCCAGGTCGTCCGCGGCCTCCTCCGCCGTCTTGGCGTACTCGGCGACGACGGCGCCGTCCATTCTCAAGCCGGCCACGGCACCTCCGCTCACCCAGGACTGTCCGAGCGTGTGACGCCCGTGGCCGGCCGATGGTTCCGGTCAGCTGCCCGCCGGCTGCGCCGCGGTCGGGAACGTGCCCGCGTTCGGGTCGATCGGCACCGAGTCGAACTGCTTCAGCACGTCCTGCGTGTTCAGCGACGCCCCGGTCGGCAGCAGGCCGATGATCGACTCGGGCGCGGGCTGCCGGTTGTTCAGGCCGATCGCGTCCGCCGTCGCCGCGTCCGGGACGCTGTAGCGCACCCCGCGGTCGGAGATCAGCTGGATCGCGCCCTTGCCGAAGCTGGCCTTCCCGGTCGCCGACTGCACGACCGCGCCGAAGCCCGGCTGCATGTAGAAGCCCGTGATCGGCACGCGGTTCGGGCCCGGGGTTGTGACCTTGATCGTGGCGAACTTGGGTCCGTGGCTGTTCTGGCCCGGCAGCTGGGTGTCGACGTACACCGACGTGTGGCCGTCGCGGTTGTCGCCGTCGCCGACCACCGACCAGCCGAGGCAGGCGACCGCGGAGTTCTTCGTCGCGTCGAGGACCGTCGGCACCGAACGCGGGAAGTCGTCGACCTGGATGTAGTCCGGGTCTCCGGGCCGCAGCACGCGGACGCCGGACAGCTTGTCGAGGCCGAGCGTCCGCAGCTTGCTCGCGCTGCCGTGCTTCGCGACGCGCATGACGTCGGCGACCGCCTGCGACACCTGCTGGATGCCGGTGGTGGTGATGGCCCAGTACTGCGCCTGCTCGCCCGTGGGCTGCGTGGCGAAGACGTCACCCGCGGCCAGCCCGTCCAGATCGGCCGGGGCCGCGCCGTCCGGGATCTGCGGCGGCGTCAGGCGCGGCACCTCGGGAATCGCGTTCAGCAGGCCCTGCGTGATCTTCCGCGGCTTCTGGTTCAGCAGCTGCAACGCGGTCGAAACCGCGTTGTGCGAGTCGCTCGTGTCGATCTCGGCGCGGACGGTGTTGGCGTTCGGGCGGTTCTGCGTGCTCGGCAGGCGGTAGATCAGGTACGTCTTGCCGTTGTCGGCCGCCGCCAGCAACGCCTCCTTCTCCCCGAGCTCGGTGCCGAGACCGCTCGGCGCGACACCGCCGAAAACGTAGGTGTTCGTCTTGCCCGTGTCGGGATTCGGCAGCGACGGGTCGAGCTGAACCTGGTCGCACACCGCCCAATTGGGGGAAATCCGCTGGGAGTCCGTCGGAATCAGCTGCGGGCCGTCCGGAATACCGGTCAGCTTTCCGC
Proteins encoded in this region:
- the eccCa gene encoding type VII secretion protein EccCa, which gives rise to MSTLQFKKSPRLAAPRPPGGEVHLEPPPEVPRVIPGNIVMKALPVVMIVASLGMMVFMFQASNRNPMMMAMGGMMVVGTLGMMAGGGGKGGGAKRAEMDEDRKDYLRYLGQMRDRAREAMVDQRAALEWVHPDPQSLWSLAASRRMWERRQNDQDFLHLRVGRSSHRLATRLVPPQTGPVDELEPIATLALRRFVRAHSIVPDLPTQITLRGFAAVSMQGDRALTRGLTRAMLAQLVTFHSPDDVLIAVATAGRAKEEWEWAKWLPHVQHPTLSDGIGQMRMMAGSLAQIENWLDEELRDRQRFSRNATPAPDQPHVVIVIDDAEVTREEQIILEEGLVGVTLIDLSDSIGNLAARRGLRLVVEAERLGARSAGGVEWFGRPDTLSVVETESLARLISPYRVGGAGGQDVGDEEPLLSNPSLLELLGIPGDPMTFDVQQAWRPRPIRDRYRVPFGVGEYGQPVELDIKEAAAEGMGPHGLCIGATGSGKSEFLRTLVLGLLATHSSSTLNFVLVDFKGGATFLGLDKAPHVSAVITNLADEVTLVDRMKDALAGEMNRRQEALKNGGNFKNVWEYEKARENGADLDPLPALFIVCDEFSELLSAKPDFIDLFVAIGRLGRSLQMHMLLASQRLEEGKLRGLDSHLSYRIGLKTFSAAESRAAIGVPDAFELPSVPGGGYLKYDTSTLVRFKAAYVSGPYRPAGIKAAGPAATVVRADKRPQLFVPDFVELPKEPEPQQIEAPVAQQPQSEEAVEPSELDVIVSRLVGQGPPAHEVWLPPLKDPNSLDTLLPNLNPTDDRGLSPVGFFGNGRLQVPLGIIDRPYEQRRDPLWADFSGAAGHGVIVGGPQSGKSTMLRTLIMSMALTHTPEEAQFYCLDLGGGTLAGLADLPHVGGVAVARREPDKARRIVAELTTLLTEREGRFGAMGIDSMTEFRNRKRRGEIRPEQDPFGDAFLVVDNWRALRDDFEELETTITRLATQGLSYGVHVIIAANRWADIRPAIKDMLGTRFELRLGDPTESDIDRRVAVNVPAGRPGRGLTREKLHMLGGLPRIDGSSDPETIAAGVADAVAKIRGAWRGRVAPQVRLLPELITYEEVLKLDSHRDSKLIPIGVNEEDLQPIYLDFNAEPHFYAFADGESGKTNLLRQIARGISERYTAKEALILLVDYRRTMLGFIQGDSLLGYAVSAAQLESMVSDVFNSMTRRLPGPDVTQEQLKTRSWWKGPELFILVDDYDLVATSTNNPLRKLSDFLPQAKDVGLHLVVVRRTGGASKAMYDPIIGKLKEIAAPGMVMNGSRDEGALVGNIKPSAMPPGRGNMLTRKFGKQLIQVSWIQPD
- the eccD gene encoding type VII secretion integral membrane protein EccD, with protein sequence MTVVAPSTRIDVALPADVAVADLLPMLLDMAKETSPDGGARHGGWALAKLGDAPLDPSRTLASLGVVDGELLQLRKRNENPPPPLYDDVVDAIAESTPDSFRPWTKETANRFGHIAGGLALVAAAIALFMSGSLYGGSALGAAIAGGIGAIACVAVGATLAKAYQAEATGVLIAAAGGLPLAFVSGFYIVPGLSMRANLLLGAVLVIIVASVCIMVIGAGITTFIAAATAGTFGALAFLFGTLVAHPAAGIAAGTVAVALACISILPRATIWLAKLPLPHVPSNAEELKEDSGFPDYRAIERRTAVAHNYMTGLMVGCGATVALSAIIAATAPGAFGIILGVVATLVLLLRARAYANGAQAIALLTTGLVAATGIAVGWLVSANAQNRLLYVFGVLILLAAGALVVGVIFPNQRFSPPLRRTVEIIEAICIAAVLPLALGVMDLYTTLRHLNFK
- a CDS encoding type VII secretion-associated serine protease mycosin, translated to MAATRRFGATRRTTTALLAGTVGLLTPLAMTLPGWAQGAPSDGYFATPPPVDMSKLIPDSRQPDKKYKQQKGCVQRSTLGQNIVLKNRPWGQDYLQISKAQEIVKAATGSAGANVRVAVVDTGVTQHPWFQNRVKSGGEYVAKPNGKPDGLEDCDGHGTEVAGIIAAKPDNAEVGFVGVAPDATILSYRQLSENYEPDNTPSSPPPSSSGTPSSGTNPPSGSESALPPSTQGGGGGSGESDGTSPGQSNGGRQLEKAGTAGTLKTLAEIIHGIAERHEADIINMSVDNCRPADGRITEGEQQVQAAVHFAASQGIVIIAAAGNATDTCPQNDQPDARKPKTIVTPPWFADDVLSVGAIDETGSVAPFSVHGPWVGVAAPGTKIISLDPAEGSDGLANLTFENGDKASEIQGTSFAAPYVSGLAALVKAKYSKLDAKGIINRIKETAQHPAAPGGRDNYVGYGVIDPVAALTQSLPSEVGNQAPIPAPQQAQLPPANPNDSTPMIVALAGTGGGLVALLITLFVMRTIRRNRPAETGPTRR
- a CDS encoding WXG100 family type VII secretion target — its product is MMAESSTESIPHPAATTAGEDITAAAEPYLGYLTELAGRLGVPDPVETYFRPLIGRWADLGAEADRLRQAAAAAAGVSARLEDQLGRLDAGWEGRDADSFVAYMREIGAAGGDLQEALTTLAGALDELVTTLRHVVVDLVEVLVDAAELLSETMLLPSGGTKRARAQLQETQDAAKALYETARDVMEAFDRLCDGVDDPDAASRSIEIRHRYPQERFKLHDTALNEAGAADEVMTPSSAADPAEGRHTGSGTPADGQPADTTAQPPAPDGSANHGASGVPMMPMMGFGAFGMGGGQGRRPAKTRPVTKPSELLGEPGMVAPPVIGEEENPQKQPPAPPAR
- the eccB gene encoding type VII secretion protein EccB; this translates as MPSTPTTKSQVQAYQFVLRRMQSALVRRDAVMLHDPMRTHTRATIVGVVLGALGMIVFVVWGLLSPAPSVPDSGNIVIGEQSGTVYVVMGNPKTLVPTFNLASARLLLLAQQKQSSAGGTGGATAAPAPAPASPASVKNPTVVSDEQLKDIPRGKLTGIPDGPQLIPTDSQRISPNWAVCDQVQLDPSLPNPDTGKTNTYVFGGVAPSGLGTELGEKEALLAAADNGKTYLIYRLPSTQNRPNANTVRAEIDTSDSHNAVSTALQLLNQKPRKITQGLLNAIPEVPRLTPPQIPDGAAPADLDGLAAGDVFATQPTGEQAQYWAITTTGIQQVSQAVADVMRVAKHGSASKLRTLGLDKLSGVRVLRPGDPDYIQVDDFPRSVPTVLDATKNSAVACLGWSVVGDGDNRDGHTSVYVDTQLPGQNSHGPKFATIKVTTPGPNRVPITGFYMQPGFGAVVQSATGKASFGKGAIQLISDRGVRYSVPDAATADAIGLNNRQPAPESIIGLLPTGASLNTQDVLKQFDSVPIDPNAGTFPTAAQPAGS